In Citrus sinensis cultivar Valencia sweet orange chromosome 3, DVS_A1.0, whole genome shotgun sequence, the sequence GGCTCTTGCTGCAAAAGTTTCAATGTATTAGACACAGATATAAACCCAGAAACATTCAAGCAATGCTTACCATTTAAGTGTAATCATTCTGACAACAAAGTGGCCGAGAAAATAGTtattgaaatgaaattataagaaataaattacctTGGATCAATATTCTCACTGTCAGAACTCACAGGAGCTCTCTTTTCCCCCCTTCCAAAGGCAACTTCATCCATGGTTTGCCCCTGTCGCCTGTACCTACCACCAGATGCCAAAAATCCAGGACACGGCCGGTATGCCTTTATTGGCCACCATCCAAACCCTGGGACTGTTGCAATCCCACCTTGAATAGTGCCCTCACCATTGCATCCTTTCTCCAGTTCCTCTTTCCCACACACCTTACAACCCCTGTTGAAAAATTTGTTTACAGCATTGGAAATTCAACATATATTGTTCTTGTTCTTATATATCCTTGCGGGAGTCACTAATCTCAGagattcaattattttcatccGAGTTTTATACGGAGGGAAAAGTTTTACACCTAAATGAACATGTCTATATCTTTAATGTCCCCAAAAGTGCCAACTTCTTCACAAATGACTTCCAAGGGTCAACTATCAAGCAATAACATAATGTGAATCTTAGTTTCTAAGATTGAAGCAGCGCTTGCAAAGGTTCTCATATATATCCCAGGGATAATCCCATGTATTTTATAGAAAACTACAAGAGTAACTTAAACATCAATACTGCCAAATGATTAAAGGTTTTATTAGTTTTGCAGTAATCAATCCAGACCCTTGATTGCTTAACTTGCaaatgaagaattgaagaCCTTGTTTCAACTAAACTCGTTTCTTTTAGTATTGATCAAATTGGACCAAATCAGGTTTGCAGTCCTCCGtgcaaatttttaaagaaaaattaaaattcgaGCTATTGTTTTGCATGTGGCATGGGAATGGAATAATGAAAGATGCGACTGTCAATTACAACACCACACTATCTTTTGCCTCGACTATCTGGGCAACCAAAAACCgaacatattttatataaattgctCCAAATTGTCCATAATTTGGGTAAGCAGGAAATCAGGCACAGAAGATGATATTTACCTGAAACCGACCTTGTCAGCTCCTTCAGTAGCACCTGCATCAGGTGGTAGAGGAGAGGACACATCTTCAACAACTGATACTGAAGTAGCAGCAGAACATAGAAGAACCGTAGGCCTATTATTATATGGGCATTTTATTGAAGCTACTGAGAGCGAGCGATGAAATATTAAGCAGCTACTGCTAGTGGAAGAACGTTGGGAGACGGGAGTTTCATGACGAGTCGCCGCTGGTAACGAAAGAAGGGCAGCTGCCATTCTTTATCTGCGCTCACTCTTCGTCCCCGTCGAGTGTGCGCAAAATGGATAACGCTATATTGTTCACAAATATTGTAAGGTCACGGAAAAGGATCATCTGTTCGCACAAGGTTCCACCGAGATTTGAACTCGGGTTACTGGATTCAGAGTCCAATGTCCTGACCACTAGACCATGGAACCGTTTGTTGTTAGGTACTTTTAGgtctttataataaatattatactgTTTTACGGGCCAAACTCAGGCATAAATATTACACTGTTCAGCCGATTGGTCGCTATTAAATTATCCATCCTATAACCGGAGAAACATTAAACGCTTATCAAATTGCCGAAGATAAATTGCAGCCACAcgataaaatgaaatgaatcCCATCAGACCAGTGATGGGTTATTATCTACATTTTTGCCGCAAGTGCAGCCCATCCCCAAGCCCGACTGCCTCGCATACAATCATACACAAAAACTACGTGAAGCAGTATTTATTACAATAGAAGCAGCTTAATGAGTACACGCCACTTTTACAGCATTCTCTTGCTGTTTCAATTCCTATGCTCTGTAGTTTCAACCTTGAGAGCTGATCCCCATCCGAAACGACAGAGAGCAAAATCTTGTCCACAGAATAGCCATTAAATTTCGGTCAACCCATTTAATTCAAAGGTGACCAGATATTTCCTTCCAAAATCATACAACTAAGAAATTACAAGACgaattaaataataagaaatttaaaaaaagtaaagaaaagaaaatggaacaaaatggaCCTTTTTACCAGAAAACAATCAAAAATGAGGCCGAAAAAGCTCAAATGGGCTTTCCAGTGAAATCATAAAGAAACTTCAAGCAACGCAGCTTGCTCATGCTAATAAGTATCACTATTTCTGTATCTAGTATAATCAAACGTTAAAATTGGTTTTATCTCGTTTTTCTCTTTACCCATGCACAACCTGTTGCTCCACCTCTCCATCAACGAGCATCACAGAGCTGTGATGATGCACCATGTACCACCGCCCATTATGGAACTCGAATACATTAGTCATGTTAAATGGTCCAGTGTCAATGTCAATGTAGGTTTTCATGGTAACCCAAGCAATATCTGTCAGTACCCGAGCCCGTACATCCTGAACCTGAAAGTCAACACCTTGTTCCCAATTGAAAGCAATCTGCCAACTCTGAATCACAGAATTATACCTGTAGCCaaagaaattcttttcaagggggaaaaaaatgaaaaaacaaaagaacagAAAACAGAAACAAGATGACTCCTGTATATTTCAGTAAGTCATGAAAACaatgtataattaaaaaccTCGAAAGCACAATTGCACTAGCAGACAACATTAAGTGCTTAACActtcttcaagaaaaataaactgcATAAACCATACATTTCTTGGAAGTGGGCAAGGAACCTGAGTGTGTGGAGAAAATTGCTGAACTTGTAAAACAGTTAGAAAGGTGGATGGAAATTTTGGACATTATCAAAGGAAAACCTTCCTATAAGATCATTGGTACTGAAATTTATCACAGAAGAGACAGATTGTACAATTAACAACATCAGCATATTATAGTAGGCACTCAATGATGCAACAGGGCCTCCCTATCAAAACAGTGTGACAGAGCTTTCCTACAAAAAGCATAAACTCTCTAGTTAGTAAACAATCTGGCCATGCATGCTAAGATTACAACTTCAACCCCTCAATTTCCAAAAATGTAAAGAATTCCCACAATTTTCCTCTTGCGAAAAACATTCAACTGTCAACAATACCTATATACATGTGCCTTTGCAGAATTTGCTCCTGATCTCAATAAACCTACTTAGAATGAGCATAGGTTTACATGTGCGTATAGTTATCATACGTTTAAAGTTTCACCATTTATAACATACACATCTAGCCATCATCACAGTATCACCATTGCATGTGTATATATCCAACACAACCAACATCACATAAACATGCTGCAACAAGTTATGAATGAACTAGAGCAAGAACTTAAACATGATGCCACTGAGCCACATTTCCTAAAACCAAATAGAAGGAATCATACCCTGAAAAGAGCTCTCCTGATGCATGAATACACTTCACATAATCCGCATTAAGCCAGAAACGACTCATTGCTGGAAGGGACCTTTCTCTGATAATGTTGAAAAATTCTGCATTTACATTCACAACAGCTCTTGTAGCTGCATAGTAAGCCTTCCACCCATTAACTGGAATCACGCTATCTTGCTCCAAAGTAAAATCCTAACAAGAAgaatgataaaaatgaaaatttatgcaTGCCCAGAGTCCAAAAGTCATCAGAATGGTGCAATTTGTACAGAGAGTTCAGCGaagtttttgtcttttagcaATTTCTGCTtcatattttaacaaaatgtgGGCATACAATTTACACAATTTTGAGaagagattaaaaataaaaattgcaattacgattcaaacaaaataaaaggttAAAAACTATAGTTAAATTACCTTATGATAAAGAGCTTTCCAGGCGTTATCATCATTGGCAGCTTTTCTCATCAACGAATTGGTCATCGAAAGCCTACACAAACTTGGATAATCCAAATAACTGAGAGCGTGAGTCGTAATCTCCGGCACTAACTGCTCCATCATCGACGCGCCGCTCCCACGCTCCGCAACCACAGCCGCCGCCGCCGTCGCGGCGTGTCTCCCCACCTCCAGCATCTCCCGCTCGGCTGCACTTGCCGCCGCAGGCCCGTTGCAGGAACACGTGCAGTTGCAAGATTTTTTCCTTGCCGTTGCTGACGTGGCAGAGGTCGCTCCGTCCGATTGTTTAGTCGATTTCGTTGATCGGGCAGTGCGGACAGCGAGGAGGAGAGAGAAAATCGTGAAAATCGCGGCTATGAGAAATTGGGACGAGAAAAAAGTAGAGGTGATAATCTCCATTCATAAGACATAAGAGCTGCTAAAAACATGAAACCCTagtattttccttttatccAGGCAcccagaaaaaaaattgtaaaagttgttgtgtttctcttttctttttctttttttttaattgtttttgcaatagttttgggaaaaaaaaaaccaaaattgttGCGAAAAATGACTTAGCAGTTGCAGAGAGATGGAGAGGGGAAGGTTTGTAACTCGTGACTCGTAACTGACACTGGAAGAAAGTCGAACGTGTGAGCTCCGGttcaagattaaaaaaaagggtcaCAGTCTTTGAGGATAATAAGGTAATTATAGCCCAAACTGTGTCGTTTTAGATGCTGGGAGGGAAAGTATTTAAAGTTGCCTTTACCTATCGTGAATTAAGATGGTCGGGAATTAGAATGAAGTGGAATTCTTATATGTTAGAATTATAATGagaattaaaatcaaaataatctatttatttgagtcataaaaatcataatctgTGTTCTTATTAAtgggtttatttttttgtgtaatTGTAATAGACTAATGTAAGTTATTAGAATGTTCTTAGttaaaatcatatatttttcactaataaaataaataagtaaatatttttggagGAAATTTATGcgtttattataatattaagtgtaagaatataattttttaaaatagaccAGTTGTAGTTGTTGTTATTTAAATAgcgtaaaaaattatttaatttttttaaggattaaatgtcaatttattctccatttttattatcttattttcatttccacCTCGCCATGTTTTTAGGCTCCATCCAAAATTCATATGTTTTTAGTAAGTAAACAcaattacttattttaattctccATTTCTAGAAATAAACATAACTTAAGTGATAACCAGAagttatagatttttttatataattaatcagtGTAATTATACGTCCTATCATGTTTGTTGAACATGATAAATGTACAATTCTGTctaccaatttttttgttattttatatgatattttattgtgACATATGGGTAATTAATTATCTAGTATGTTTTTCATATTCATATGAAACAGAGGgtatataaaagaattttatcatttaaatttgaGTAAAGTCATGgccacaaatttttataaatgatttATACGAAACTAATGTGtcataacataatttatttaatgaaatcaATATATGACACATATAATTTGTTTCTACAATTTTATACATAATTTACTTCTATAtctctatttaaataattataacataaagAGAAAGATGACACATGTGCActcaaaacttattttaatatatggaTTAGACTCCTATCattttaagagtggatatataAATATGCCATTTTGTCAGTATTTTTAGTTTGCTTGGGATGGAACATCTCATCAAATACATCATCAATGCTAGCTATTTCAGAGTGAAGTCACTTAAATAGAGAGGTTAGTCATGCCAAATTGtgattaaaaatatctttttgaGGCAACAAATTGACAATGAATTTGTATTCCTACAGAAGCGATTTCAGTACAGCGTGGGTAAAAGAAACCAACCAAAAATTTATTCCTCCTACTTGGATTCCtacaaagaaaagcaaaattcACATTTTCTAGAACAGCAGGAGCAGGTTAGCTGGAATAGAGATTAGAGGCAGGCTACACAATTAAAGAGGGTAAAAGCAACAGCCAAGGAAGGATCTGAGTATTCTAAAGCCACAGGAGGAGAGAGACTAGCTAGCCAGAGAGCAAGGTTACAAAAATTGTCATACTGCTGCTTAGAAGTATCAGAACCCAACCTCTATTCGTTCTGCGTACTTTGCTGCATTGTGAGGCTCTCAAAAGTGTTGAAAGTCGAGCTGAAACTAGCTTGAAAATTGCGAAGCAAGCGAAGAAGAGACTCACAGATAGCACAGCAAGTTCTTTACTCTCTAAATTTGCTTGATCACTTGATACCTTTTCAACATCGATTCTGCGGTAGAGGGAGCGAGGGGAAAAAAGGAtgtcaaaagaagaaaaaagcaaTGCATTCAGCGTGAGGGTAACAAACAGAAACATAGTAAGACGGTTATTAATAGGTAGCAGCACAGCTATTCCAATCCAGCAGAAAGGATCGATTTATTTTCCGAGTGAGTGTTTCTTTGCACGTGCCCCATGCATTATACAAACTCCCAATGGATATTAAGATTTTGACTAacttaaaattccaaaatgaAAGAAGTTAAAATGTGTAGTAGTCACTAGTCTAATATTcactattaaaatttcaaaacaatcgAGTAACCTCTGAACCCAGCCACTCTTGGATAAACCGGATCACATGAAACAATCCTAACAATATACGATATTGTTGAATGAGATATATGTGATGCTGCTGcatattttggaattttacACAAATTGCAATAGAAGACTTAGATGTAAGGCTGCATTGAATTAAGTTGAGTTTAGGCAAGCTTTGTTTGTTGTATAATCCAAATGTCTAAATCTGGCACACTGACTGAACCAAAGCATCTAGGGAAATTAATCCATCAAGAGATTAGAGAAATGCAACCTTTTTGTATTGTACTAATAATCAGTAATGTAAACCCAGGAAAAGACTGTAAAAAAACACTGATGAAGAGATGTTTCTAACCTCAACATACTATTTTCTTTGATCAATTCATTCACACGAAATGAGACAACAGTTTTCCATGACTCAAGGTCTGACAACCCTTTTTcctgaagaaaaagaaacaaaagggGATATCAAATGGTTATGTGGCATGGTACAAAAAGTGGGGAGGGGGAAGAGATGCATTAGCACAATACCATAGTCTCCCTCCACTTCACGAGTTCTTCAAGTTCCAGTTTGCTTTTCTCCAAAAGCAGAGatattcttgttatttctCTGTCAAGTTCTGGAAAAACATCCTGTTGTCTTTGGTTTAATTCTTTGATATAGTCCTCCAGAACAGATAAATTCTGCTCCAGAGACTTTACCTTTTGCATCAAAATTCTCAGAACTGTGTCACCCGGTATTCTGCCAATAGGATGTTGTCTTACTTCAACTACAGGATCTGGAATCTTGGCCCTCGGCAAAGGATTTGCCACATTTTCATTGAATAGTTGTGCATTCTCAATGTTTTCCACCTGTATATTAGCAGTTTTGACACCATTCTGAACTTTACTACTTTTGTTACAGTCACTGGAACCCACTTCGGGTTCCGATGAAGGCATTGTACTTGAGTTAGGCTCTGGCAATTTATTGGGTACCGACCCTTCAGAAGCCACAAAGAGATCTTCCAACATCCGCTCAATTGCATCAACACCGTAAACCTCTACCGCACTCAGTGTGCAGTAAAATTCTGATCCATAATGACTGAGTAAATTTAACTTCAAGTACCTCACCCACTTGGGTTCAGGCAGCTTAAAGCTTTGAAGTTGTTTAACATTTGTGGCAACAAACTTTCCCAATGGAGACCATACTTCTGTTGGGTAACTCAAACTACCAGACAATTCAAATTCCTTGAAATTAGAAGAATAATGCTCGAAATTCGCAATTTTGACAGTATCAACCAAAGTTTCTTCCCCAAGCTCAATCACGACAAACTTCCCTGCAACAGAACAAGGGTTTCTCAGGTATTTGTTATGATCCTTCCCCAATATGTTACTTGCTCCTTTAGCTTCCTTGTTATGGGCAACCAGCTTTGCACCCTTCATTGCTGAGGCGTAGTTGTACTCTGTTCCATCAGGATCAAACCGATGAGTGATGTTAACAAGCTGACTGGGTACGCCCCATCCTTTTTCTTGCCTTGTTATGTTCCGGAACTCATCAAAATTAAGATAAGTATGGTGAGGCACTTTCCCATCTGATAGTTTTGGTTTTGTAGTTTGTTCTTCATGCCTTTGTGCTTCACAGAATAAAGCAGCATAATTTAAAACCTTCCAAATTACTTCTTCTAATCTACTTGTTTCAGGAAGAGTGTATCTGTGAGTTACAAACTGCTGATGAACAACAGAGTTGCCACAGCTTGCTGACGAATTATTAGTCTCCAATAGCACCCCATTGGGACAATTATTAGTTGCATTTGTCACGTAGGAATTTGCAGTGTCACAAAACTTATCATTGCCTACACAAGAAGAAGGCGTCCTTCCCTTATCAGGCGGCGGATTCCCTGAAATTCGTATCCTTAATCAGTACAGAagtttttgaaataaagaaacaagtTTGCCCAATATTTCAGCAGGAACATGAACTTTTTGTTTATCATTTGAACATTATATTcatgaaagaagaaagatgctTTGCAAACCAGCTCACAAAATATGACTGGTAAAATACAGAACTATTGACTAATATGAATCATGGGAATCTACATAAAACTAGGCATTTTAGAGaaagcaaataataataataataataataataattcaaaagttTTGTTCCATTGCATATTTGTTTTAACGAATTAAACAGCGGAAAGCAAAATCTTTCCTTTCAAAGGAAATGGGTTAGctaaaaatccaaaataaaaaaatgcgCAAGagccaaaattgaaaaacggGCAAGGcaaaaaatttgtatatgCACCTGCTGCGTTGTCATGGCTGAGGCCAAGTTTAGAGTAGAACAAGAAGACCAGAAACCAGAGCAAGATGATTAAAGATAAGGAGAACTCATAGAAGCTTCTGTTTTTCTTCCTCTTGTTATCAGTGTTCCagttgcttttgcttttgttggtGTCGTTGCTGCTGCTTTGACATTTGATGATGGTGGTTTCATTTGAACAGAAGCCATTCCGCGGTTTCTTCATGTCTCAACGGTACAGCATGCACAAAGggttttggtttggtttggtcgGCGTGTGTCTGTTGTTGCCTCTTCTGTTCTGTTTCattaagagagagaaagagggtGAGAGACTTTCCTCATAGATGGGAGCAAACGGTATGTTTCTTTGGCTGGTtttggtattttgacataattaatatttgttgtGGCCATTTTGCCATTTCCCTTCCCTTTCTTGCGGTAACTACTTTCTGACACTTGAAAACCGATTGATTCGGGATAAGCGATCACGGAAAGTTATGTGATTAAACTTCATCGTTAATTAACGGCCATTGTTAGAACCCACAAATGACATGGGTGTCCACCATCGGAGGGATTGTACGGCTCGGGCTTCCAGTATTACtcttattatttaaatgatgTGATCTTTCTGCTTATGTATAGTGCCAACTAAACAAACCAACCCATTTTTAACT encodes:
- the LOC102628047 gene encoding F-box protein SKIP8 isoform X2, whose product is MEIITSTFFSSQFLIAAIFTIFSLLLAVRTARSTKSTKQSDGATSATSATARKKSCNCTCSCNGPAAASAAEREMLEVGRHAATAAAAVVAERGSGASMMEQLVPEITTHALSYLDYPSLCRLSMTNSLMRKAANDDNAWKALYHKDFTLEQDSVIPVNGWKAYYAATRAVVNVNAEFFNIIRERSLPAMSRFWLNADYVKCIHASGELFSGKALSHCFDREALLHH
- the LOC102628732 gene encoding SUN domain-containing protein 5, giving the protein MKKPRNGFCSNETTIIKCQSSSNDTNKSKSNWNTDNKRKKNRSFYEFSLSLIILLWFLVFLFYSKLGLSHDNAAGNPPPDKGRTPSSCVGNDKFCDTANSYVTNATNNCPNGVLLETNNSSASCGNSVVHQQFVTHRYTLPETSRLEEVIWKVLNYAALFCEAQRHEEQTTKPKLSDGKVPHHTYLNFDEFRNITRQEKGWGVPSQLVNITHRFDPDGTEYNYASAMKGAKLVAHNKEAKGASNILGKDHNKYLRNPCSVAGKFVVIELGEETLVDTVKIANFEHYSSNFKEFELSGSLSYPTEVWSPLGKFVATNVKQLQSFKLPEPKWVRYLKLNLLSHYGSEFYCTLSAVEVYGVDAIERMLEDLFVASEGSVPNKLPEPNSSTMPSSEPEVGSSDCNKSSKVQNGVKTANIQVENIENAQLFNENVANPLPRAKIPDPVVEVRQHPIGRIPGDTVLRILMQKVKSLEQNLSVLEDYIKELNQRQQDVFPELDREITRISLLLEKSKLELEELVKWRETMEKGLSDLESWKTVVSFRVNELIKENSMLRIDVEKVSSDQANLESKELAVLSVSLFFACFAIFKLVSARLSTLLRASQCSKVRRTNRGWVLILLSSSMTIFVTLLSG
- the LOC102628047 gene encoding F-box protein SKIP8 isoform X1, with product MEIITSTFFSSQFLIAAIFTIFSLLLAVRTARSTKSTKQSDGATSATSATARKKSCNCTCSCNGPAAASAAEREMLEVGRHAATAAAAVVAERGSGASMMEQLVPEITTHALSYLDYPSLCRLSMTNSLMRKAANDDNAWKALYHKDFTLEQDSVIPVNGWKAYYAATRAVVNVNAEFFNIIRERSLPAMSRFWLNADYVKCIHASGELFSGYNSVIQSWQIAFNWEQGVDFQVQDVRARVLTDIAWVTMKTYIDIDTGPFNMTNVFEFHNGRWYMVHHHSSVMLVDGEVEQQVVHG
- the LOC102627756 gene encoding uncharacterized protein LOC102627756 is translated as MAAALLSLPAATRHETPVSQRSSTSSSCLIFHRSLSVASIKCPYNNRPTVLLCSAATSVSVVEDVSSPLPPDAGATEGADKVGFRGCKVCGKEELEKGCNGEGTIQGGIATVPGFGWWPIKAYRPCPGFLASGGRYRRQGQTMDEVAFGRGEKRAPVSSDSENIDPSKSRGGRKFKR